DNA sequence from the Pristiophorus japonicus isolate sPriJap1 unplaced genomic scaffold, sPriJap1.hap1 HAP1_SCAFFOLD_851, whole genome shotgun sequence genome:
tggtaaaaacagagagacagactattatctgaatggtgacagattaggaaaaggggaggtgcaacgagacctgggtgtcatggtacatcagtcattgaaggttggcatgcaggtacagcaggcagtaaagaaagcaaatggcatgttggccttcatagcgaggggatttgagtacaggggcaaggaggtcttactacagttgtacagggccttggtgaggccacacctggaatattgtgtacagttttggtcacctaatctgaggaaggacgttcttgctattgaggaagtgcagcgaaggctcaccagactgattccagggatggctggactgacatatgtggagagactggatcaactgggcctttatacactggagtttagaaggatgagaggggatctcatagaaacgtacaagaatctgacgggactggacaggttagatgcaggaagaatgttcccaatgttgggaaagtccagaaccagggaacacagttttaggataagggataggccatttagagctgagatgaggagaaacttcttcactcagagagttgttaacctgtgggtatGGATTAGagggggtatgggggagggggaagagagggaatggggagggagagagggaatgtgggagggggagaggggggaatggggaggcggagagggaatggggagggggagagagggattgggggagggggagagagggataggggagggggagagggattgggtgagggggagaggggggatgggggagggagaatgggggaggggagaaagggattgggggagggggagagagattgggtgagggggcgagggggatgggggagggggagagggggaatagaGGAGGGTGGAATAGGAGCCCGCCCCCAGTGCCCGTGAGCAGGTGCTTACAGGGGTCCGTCTGAGATGATCTCGAGCACAGCCTTCAGGTCCTTGCAGTACTGGGCGTGGTCCGGGCAGTGGAGGGTCCCCGGGACGTAGAGATTGCCAGCCGAGTCCAGCACAGTGAGGTTCCCGCCTCTCACCTCCAGCGTGTAGGGAAGGTCCACGGGGAGGCCCTCCAGGCTAAGGGCCTGCTCCGTCTCCACAGGATAGTGGGTGAACTCTAGTGAGAGACAGGGAAACACAGGGATCAGACCAACCTCCCTCACTCCCTGGGCCCgggaccccctccccactccctccctccctccctgggcccgggaccccctcacccctccctccctccctcactgggcccgggaccccctccctgggcccgggaccccctccctccctccctccctgggcccgggacccactccctccctccctgggcccgagactccctccctgggcccgggaccacctcccccctccctccctcactgggcccgggccccccacccttctccctccctcactgccaccCCCCTACTCTCCCTCACTGGGCCCgggacccactccccccctccctcccttactGATTCAGCATCgcgtgctcccagggcaggtacagcacgggttagatacagtgtagagttccctctacattaccccgacagtgtgtcccccactttatacccagtgtcagcatcgagtgctcccagggcaggtacagcacgggttagatacagtgtagggctccctctacattaccctgacagtgtgtccccactttatacccagtgtcagcatcgagtgctcccagggcaggtacagcacgggttagatacagtgtagggctccctctacattaccctgacagtgtgtccccactttatacccagtgtcagcatcgagtgctcccagggcaggtacagcactggttagatacagtgtagggctccctctacattaccctgacagtgtgtcccccactttatacccagtgtcagcatcgagtgctcccagggccAGAGTGGTGTGTCTGGCTAAAGTTTCGGGAAAGGTTAATGAGCCCCCTGTCCAGCAGCCCCCCTCACTACCTGGCTGTACATCCTCCTCCTCTGTCCAGTGCTGCTGGCTGAGTGTTTTGAGAGCTTGAGCCGTCCGCCGAGGGAATCGCTGGAGCGAGCGATGCATGTACTTCTCTCGAATCTGCAGGGCCGTTGCCAGCTTCTCCAGGATAGGCTGCAGTTCAGAGGGGGCAAcctggggcaggggagaggggtggggggttgcAGAGAATGGGGcatcagggggggagagagaatggggcatcaggggggagagagaatggagcatcaggggggggggagagaatggggcatcagggggggagagagaatggggcatcagagggggggggagagaatggggcatcggcgggagggagagaatggggcatcggggtggagagagaatggggcatcagatgggggggagagaatggggcatcagcggggagagagaatggggcatcagaggggggagagaatggggcatcaggggggagagagaatggggcatcaggggggagagagaatggggcatcagaggggggagagaatggggcatcaggggggagagagaatggggcatcagagaggggagagagaatggggcatcagagtgggggagagagaatggggcatcagagggggggagagaatggggcatcagcggggggggagagaatggggcatcagagggggagagaatgggacatcggggggggagagagagaatggggcatcgggaggggagagaatggggt
Encoded proteins:
- the LOC139257508 gene encoding AMP deaminase 1-like, which translates into the protein MKSEMDYHHIIVTDDRAAGVAPSELQPILEKLATALQIREKYMHRSLQRFPRRTAQALKTLSQQHWTEEEDVQPEFTHYPVETEQALSLEGLPVDLPYTLEVRGGNLTVLDSAGNLYVPGTLHCPDHAQYCKDLKAVLEIISDGPL